One genomic window of Microbacterium testaceum StLB037 includes the following:
- a CDS encoding fatty acid desaturase family protein, whose product MTTVTAEEIVAADVRTTGGTGKPRIGGTSTYTAVLAEVKSAGLLQRRRGFYWALFSALLSATVGCGVVFVLLGDSWWQLLVAAALGVLFTQFAFLSHEAAHRQIFDSRVWNDRAGRYLGTFLVGLSYSWWMNKHTRHHGNPNTLGKDPDIDPDTIVFIPEDAARTTGVWRRLVRFQGWLFFPLLTLEGVNLHRHAVMSVLRGAQDRPDPRGRALEGVLLVLRFGLYFTAIFSLLPLGLALAFLGVQLAVFGVMMGASFAPNHKGMPTIAPDAKVDFFSRQVLTSRNIRGGWWVSFLMGGLNYQVEHHLFPSMPRPALKKARLLVREHCQKLGVPYTETSLSHSYALVVRYLNDVGLAARDPFACPLVSQLRIH is encoded by the coding sequence ATGACAACCGTGACAGCGGAGGAAATCGTCGCTGCCGACGTTCGGACCACCGGGGGGACAGGCAAACCGCGGATCGGGGGGACCTCGACGTACACGGCTGTTCTGGCGGAGGTGAAAAGTGCAGGCCTGCTGCAGCGACGCCGAGGGTTTTACTGGGCACTGTTCTCAGCCCTGCTCTCGGCGACGGTCGGATGCGGCGTCGTTTTCGTGCTGCTGGGTGATTCCTGGTGGCAGTTGCTCGTCGCTGCGGCGTTGGGCGTCCTGTTCACCCAGTTCGCGTTCTTGTCGCACGAGGCAGCGCACCGGCAGATCTTCGACTCGCGCGTGTGGAATGACCGTGCGGGCCGCTATCTCGGCACTTTCCTGGTGGGTTTGAGCTACTCGTGGTGGATGAACAAGCACACCCGCCACCACGGCAACCCGAACACTCTCGGTAAGGACCCGGACATCGACCCGGATACCATCGTGTTCATCCCCGAGGATGCTGCGCGCACGACGGGAGTGTGGCGCCGGCTCGTGCGCTTTCAGGGATGGCTGTTCTTCCCGCTGCTGACGCTGGAGGGCGTGAACCTGCACCGACACGCGGTGATGTCGGTCCTGCGCGGTGCGCAGGACCGCCCCGATCCTCGAGGGCGGGCGCTGGAAGGGGTGCTCCTCGTTCTGCGGTTCGGGCTCTACTTCACCGCGATCTTCTCTCTTCTGCCCCTGGGCCTCGCGCTCGCTTTCCTCGGGGTGCAGCTCGCCGTGTTCGGTGTGATGATGGGCGCCTCTTTCGCCCCCAACCACAAAGGAATGCCGACCATCGCTCCCGATGCGAAAGTCGACTTCTTCTCCCGGCAGGTCCTCACCAGCCGCAACATTCGCGGTGGCTGGTGGGTGTCGTTCCTCATGGGTGGCCTCAATTATCAGGTCGAGCACCATCTCTTCCCTTCCATGCCCCGTCCTGCGCTGAAGAAGGCGCGACTGCTCGTGCGCGAGCACTGTCAGAAGCTCGGGGTCCCGTACACCGAGACCTCCCTCTCGCACTCCTATGCCCTCGTCGTGCGCTACCTCAACGACGTCGGGCTCGCCGCTCGCGACCCGTTCGCGTGCCCGCTCGTATCTCAGCTCCGCATCCACTGA
- a CDS encoding ABC transporter permease, with product MSETVALVSERAQTSDDVFAATAADRFEDAVVARGAGEPASGRPRLPSVVRRPLVAASILWLLIVVVAALWPAVLAPGDPLGGTPAENLQPPSWGHWFGTDQLGRDLYTRVVHGTALTVSAAAIAVGVGVAVGSAVGLVSGFVGGRTDAVLMRVADVLLAIPGLLLSLAVITALGFGTVNVAVAVGIASVASVARVLRSEVLRVRSAPYIEAARASGNGWTAVLLRHVLPNAIAPVLVLAVLEFGTAILAVSALSFLGYGAPPPAPEWGALVSGGRDYLRTAWWLTALPGLTIAVTVLAANRLSRGLDADGRARR from the coding sequence ATGTCCGAGACCGTGGCCCTCGTCTCCGAACGGGCGCAGACGTCCGACGACGTCTTCGCCGCGACCGCCGCCGACCGCTTCGAGGACGCCGTCGTCGCGCGCGGCGCCGGGGAGCCGGCATCCGGTCGCCCGCGTCTTCCGTCGGTCGTTCGACGGCCTCTCGTGGCGGCCTCGATCCTGTGGCTGCTCATCGTCGTCGTGGCGGCCCTCTGGCCCGCGGTGCTCGCCCCGGGCGACCCCCTCGGTGGCACGCCCGCCGAGAACCTGCAGCCGCCGTCGTGGGGGCACTGGTTCGGCACCGACCAGCTGGGTCGCGATCTCTACACCCGCGTCGTTCACGGCACGGCCCTGACCGTGTCGGCCGCCGCGATCGCGGTGGGTGTGGGCGTGGCCGTGGGGTCGGCGGTGGGGCTGGTGAGCGGGTTCGTCGGCGGGCGGACGGATGCCGTCCTCATGCGGGTCGCCGACGTGCTGCTGGCGATCCCGGGGCTGCTGCTGTCGCTCGCCGTGATCACGGCCTTGGGATTCGGCACCGTCAACGTCGCGGTCGCCGTGGGGATCGCCAGCGTGGCATCGGTCGCGCGGGTCCTCCGCTCGGAGGTGCTGCGGGTGCGCAGCGCCCCGTACATCGAGGCCGCGCGCGCCTCGGGCAACGGGTGGACGGCGGTCCTGCTCCGCCACGTGCTGCCGAACGCGATCGCGCCGGTCCTCGTGCTCGCGGTGCTCGAGTTCGGCACGGCGATCCTCGCCGTCTCGGCCCTGAGCTTCCTCGGTTACGGCGCACCGCCGCCCGCCCCCGAGTGGGGCGCCCTCGTCTCGGGCGGCCGTGACTATCTGCGCACCGCGTGGTGGCTCACCGCTCTCCCCGGTCTCACGATCGCCGTGACCGTGCTGGCCGCCAATCGCCTCTCGCGGGGCCTCGACGCGGACGGACGGGCACGCCGATGA
- a CDS encoding ABC transporter permease gives MSTPTASRVLLARYIVSRLAQAVLVLWAAYTLSFLVLYALPSDPVALLAGGDATDISPAQLDDLRQRYGLDQPLWVQYLLHLRGILSGDLGTSISTGRPVAAVIGEAIPPTAQLAGLALVVAVLLGAGIAIAATFTRSRRLSAFLLGLPPLGVAVPSFWLGLVLIQGLSFQIPLFPAMGDKGFVSLVLPAITLAIPTSAAIAQLLSKSLATTLGEPYIDTAWAKGATRVRVHLAHALRNAALPALTVTGLVVGQLLSGTVVTETVFSRPGIGRVTAQAVQQQDVPVVQGIVLFAAAVFVLTTLAVDLVYPLLDPRIVLSSGSPRRARRRAAAVPRTADADASAPLEKVVI, from the coding sequence ATGAGCACGCCCACCGCGTCCCGCGTTCTCCTCGCCCGTTACATCGTCTCCCGGCTCGCCCAGGCCGTCCTCGTGCTGTGGGCGGCCTACACCCTGTCGTTCCTCGTGCTGTACGCGCTGCCGAGCGATCCCGTGGCGCTCTTGGCGGGAGGGGATGCCACCGACATCTCGCCCGCGCAGCTCGACGACCTGCGTCAGCGCTACGGGCTCGACCAACCGCTCTGGGTGCAGTACCTGCTGCACCTGCGCGGCATCCTGTCGGGTGACCTCGGCACCTCGATCTCGACCGGCCGTCCGGTCGCCGCGGTCATCGGCGAGGCGATCCCGCCGACGGCGCAGCTCGCCGGTCTCGCGCTCGTCGTGGCGGTGCTGCTCGGCGCGGGCATCGCGATCGCCGCGACCTTCACCCGCTCGCGGCGCCTGTCGGCCTTCCTGCTCGGGTTGCCGCCGCTCGGTGTCGCTGTGCCCTCGTTCTGGCTCGGACTGGTGCTGATCCAGGGGCTGTCCTTCCAGATCCCGCTGTTCCCCGCGATGGGTGACAAGGGCTTCGTCTCGCTCGTCCTGCCGGCGATCACGCTGGCGATCCCGACGAGCGCCGCGATCGCGCAGCTGCTGTCGAAGAGCTTGGCGACGACGCTCGGCGAGCCCTACATCGACACCGCGTGGGCGAAGGGCGCGACCAGGGTGCGCGTGCACCTGGCGCACGCATTGCGCAATGCCGCTCTCCCCGCCCTCACGGTCACCGGTCTCGTGGTCGGGCAGCTGCTGTCGGGGACCGTCGTGACCGAGACGGTGTTCTCGCGGCCGGGCATCGGCCGGGTGACCGCGCAAGCGGTGCAGCAGCAGGACGTCCCGGTCGTACAGGGCATCGTGCTCTTCGCCGCAGCCGTCTTCGTGCTCACGACCCTCGCCGTCGACCTCGTCTACCCGCTCCTCGACCCGCGCATCGTGCTGAGCTCCGGCTCCCCGCGCCGCGCCCGTCGTCGGGCGGCGGCTGTTCCCCGGACCGCGGATGCCGACGCCTCCGCGCCCCTCGAGAAGGTGGTGATCTGA